In Chryseobacterium lactis, a single genomic region encodes these proteins:
- the asnB gene encoding asparagine synthase (glutamine-hydrolyzing), translating to MCGICGYYSFHKNISSTNIMEMNQAIKHRGPDDEGFWINKRSGGQSFSGSDSTTKIKEQFPILEEELSDIALGFRRLSIVDLSEKGHQPMISEDEQIIITFNGEIYNFKKIREELELLGYSFRSTSDTEVIVKAYQQWGNDMFVKLDGMFALCIIDLTHQKCILARDRVGMKPLFYSQNEQGIVWASEIKAVLKHEFIKAEINWNGVYTNFLFQTTLAPETCFQNIFSLEPASFMAIDLKNQTVTKEKFWDFPNTNKNISEEEAVKHVDTLLSESIAEQLYADVPVAVMMSGGIDSTLIASKSKPFNTHVDTYTISYQFSEEEVKNASIAAKHFDIPHQVEKVNDDEILAELKENIQHFEEPYSSLEVLMNAAKYAHDNGFKVVLSGNGADELFAGYSHTLKLKKWLLMRNFNFISPFIITKGKFSDKVKNYFSQDFMFDFFRQSQTGMMPIEVKNIICPDIYKEINTNLSGYHASESKNYLDYFEYDMKYSLSSHHVFRDDLSAMRYGVEFRYPYLSNELIDYVSSLPEKIRFNGTINKPLLRRVAEKYLPEEVLHMPKRGFSFPLDYYLKNEKKVRDFVTENLDSLKKRNFFNPEVIDEWWTGLESGYDCVKIWQLVTFELWYQKYFEK from the coding sequence ATGTGCGGAATCTGCGGTTACTATTCATTTCATAAAAATATTTCCTCTACAAATATTATGGAGATGAATCAGGCGATTAAGCATCGCGGGCCGGATGATGAAGGGTTTTGGATAAATAAAAGAAGTGGTGGCCAATCTTTCTCAGGGAGCGACTCTACCACGAAAATCAAAGAGCAATTTCCAATTTTGGAGGAAGAATTATCTGATATTGCCTTGGGGTTCCGTAGATTATCTATTGTGGATCTTTCTGAAAAAGGGCATCAGCCCATGATTTCTGAAGATGAACAAATCATTATAACTTTCAACGGAGAAATCTATAATTTCAAAAAAATCAGGGAGGAATTAGAATTGCTGGGCTATTCTTTTCGAAGTACTTCCGATACAGAAGTTATTGTGAAAGCCTATCAGCAGTGGGGAAATGACATGTTTGTTAAACTTGACGGAATGTTTGCCCTTTGCATTATTGATCTGACTCATCAAAAATGTATTCTGGCAAGAGACAGGGTAGGGATGAAGCCTCTTTTTTATTCTCAAAATGAACAGGGGATCGTTTGGGCTTCTGAAATCAAAGCTGTTTTAAAGCATGAGTTTATAAAGGCAGAAATCAACTGGAACGGAGTATATACCAACTTTCTTTTTCAGACAACACTAGCTCCGGAAACCTGTTTCCAAAATATATTTTCTCTGGAACCGGCTTCTTTTATGGCGATTGATTTAAAAAATCAAACCGTTACAAAGGAAAAGTTCTGGGATTTTCCCAATACCAATAAAAATATTTCCGAAGAAGAAGCTGTAAAACATGTCGATACATTATTGTCGGAAAGTATAGCAGAACAATTATATGCAGATGTTCCGGTTGCAGTAATGATGAGCGGAGGAATAGATTCTACCTTAATTGCTTCAAAATCAAAACCTTTTAACACCCATGTTGATACCTACACAATTTCGTATCAGTTTTCTGAAGAAGAGGTAAAAAATGCATCGATCGCCGCGAAGCATTTTGATATTCCACATCAGGTTGAAAAGGTTAATGATGATGAAATCCTGGCAGAGCTTAAAGAAAATATTCAACATTTTGAAGAACCCTACAGCAGCCTTGAAGTGTTGATGAATGCAGCAAAATATGCCCATGATAACGGATTTAAAGTTGTACTAAGCGGAAATGGAGCTGATGAACTTTTTGCAGGCTATTCTCACACCCTTAAGCTTAAAAAATGGCTTCTGATGAGGAATTTTAACTTTATCAGTCCGTTTATTATAACAAAGGGAAAATTTTCAGATAAGGTTAAAAATTACTTTTCACAGGATTTTATGTTTGATTTTTTCAGACAAAGCCAGACAGGAATGATGCCTATTGAGGTTAAAAATATCATTTGCCCTGATATCTATAAAGAAATTAATACCAACCTTTCCGGTTATCATGCTTCAGAATCAAAAAATTATTTGGACTATTTTGAATATGATATGAAATACTCTTTGTCTTCCCACCATGTTTTCCGGGATGACCTGAGTGCAATGAGATACGGGGTAGAATTCCGATATCCCTATTTAAGTAATGAATTAATCGACTACGTTTCTTCTTTACCTGAAAAAATAAGATTCAACGGAACTATCAATAAACCTTTACTTCGAAGGGTTGCGGAAAAATATCTGCCCGAAGAAGTTCTGCATATGCCTAAAAGAGGGTTTTCCTTCCCACTGGATTATTACCTTAAAAATGAAAAAAAGGTGAGAGACTTTGTGACGGAAAATCTTGACAGTCTTAAGAAAAGAAACTTCTTCAATCCTGAAGTGATTGATGAATGGTGGACCGGTCTTGAAAGCGGTTACGATTGTGTAAAAATCTGGCAGCTGGTGACTTTTGAGCTGTGGTATCAGAAATATTTTGAGAAATAA
- a CDS encoding lipopolysaccharide biosynthesis protein: MQLTIIKTFISRFLILILSFGLVIFSTNMWGSEGKGTISIVIANAAAVSFFSSVFSGSSTSYFASRFKIEQILLYAYLWSFFIGLFVPFLFSFTSIQDEYLFYLIGISIFSSLLSTNISLFIGTQNIRKFNVYTVLQQLVHVVFISLLVYGFGKKDVSVYFQAQIACLVVLSVTSFFQIIRKCNLAEVSFSRAVAKNMFEYGWKTQLSAFVQFLNYRLSFYFLEYFEGIASVGIFSIGVTFSEAIWTITRSIAVVLYSDVVNTKSRKKSVKKTKEALKLTSILMVAFVVGVIVVPSEIYQMIFGKEFRDTKEIIFFLSPGICAIAVSDMIGHYFSGIRELKILNIKSIVGLVVTVIFSFIAIPRWGILGACFATTSSYLVSSFILFRKFYRSTPFKVSDYMISMEDIRLLKQKIFKK, encoded by the coding sequence ATGCAGCTTACCATTATTAAAACTTTCATTTCACGCTTTCTGATTCTTATTCTGAGTTTCGGATTGGTGATATTTTCCACCAATATGTGGGGAAGTGAAGGAAAAGGGACCATCTCTATTGTGATTGCCAATGCTGCAGCGGTAAGCTTTTTTAGCAGTGTTTTTTCGGGAAGCAGTACTTCTTATTTTGCATCCAGATTTAAGATTGAACAAATCTTGTTGTACGCTTACTTGTGGTCTTTCTTTATTGGCCTTTTCGTTCCCTTTTTGTTCAGTTTTACTTCAATTCAGGATGAATATCTTTTTTATCTTATTGGGATTTCTATTTTTTCTTCCTTATTATCTACGAATATCAGCCTGTTTATAGGCACTCAGAATATCAGAAAATTCAATGTGTATACGGTTTTACAACAATTGGTGCACGTCGTATTTATTAGCTTGTTGGTATACGGATTTGGTAAAAAAGACGTATCGGTATATTTTCAGGCTCAGATTGCTTGTCTGGTAGTTTTATCCGTAACCAGCTTTTTCCAGATCATCAGAAAATGCAACCTTGCGGAAGTATCCTTTTCCAGGGCTGTGGCTAAAAATATGTTTGAATATGGCTGGAAAACACAATTAAGCGCATTTGTTCAGTTTCTTAATTACAGATTATCATTTTACTTTTTGGAATATTTTGAAGGGATTGCCAGTGTAGGTATTTTTTCAATCGGAGTTACTTTTTCAGAAGCAATCTGGACAATAACCCGCAGTATTGCTGTTGTTTTATATTCTGATGTGGTAAATACCAAAAGCAGAAAGAAATCTGTGAAAAAGACCAAGGAGGCTCTTAAACTGACATCTATTTTAATGGTCGCTTTTGTGGTGGGTGTTATTGTTGTTCCTTCCGAAATATACCAGATGATCTTTGGGAAAGAATTCAGGGATACCAAAGAAATTATATTCTTTTTATCACCCGGAATCTGTGCTATTGCAGTAAGCGATATGATAGGGCACTATTTTTCAGGAATCAGAGAGTTAAAAATACTGAATATAAAGTCGATTGTCGGGTTGGTGGTTACAGTTATCTTTTCCTTTATAGCAATACCCAGATGGGGAATTTTAGGAGCCTGCTTTGCAACAACATCTTCTTATCTGGTGTCTTCATTTATTTTATTCAGAAAATTTTACCGTTCTACACCTTTCAAAGTGAGTGATTATATGATTTCAATGGAAGATATCAGGCTTTTAAAACAAAAAATTTTCAAGAAATAG
- a CDS encoding glycosyltransferase, translating to MPKVLFLTTSHAYDDDRIFYHQAKTLIEKGYKVKICSLCADYKGVKEGIDIEAYSILGESIEKKKEIFQKVYNAFQPDTIICSEPLAVIAVKDLVKRDKISCIYDITEWYPAMSMLEGYPFPGKIFHALKFFLIQLYAGFLSTHFIFGETTKRFPLAYFFWFKKQMILPYYPDPVYIRENIKELEPNTITLCYTGQISKDKGIENFFKVIDKVRKKFPLLRIRILIIGSAKQNSDRVYFEGLLNTYSFSDLELRKPTSFEHFTEGFADADICFDLRELNFENHHSLPIKLFYFMGAGKPVVYSDLKGIRKHMGNLSFGYLVDPGNDELISDIVINYIKNPQLYDTHALNAKKDFREKYNWKTISDSFLDFVKGAIDK from the coding sequence ATGCCTAAAGTACTTTTTTTAACGACTTCTCACGCTTATGATGATGATAGGATTTTTTATCATCAAGCGAAGACTCTGATTGAGAAAGGATATAAAGTTAAAATTTGCAGCTTATGTGCAGATTATAAGGGCGTTAAAGAAGGGATTGACATCGAAGCATACTCTATTTTAGGGGAGAGCATTGAAAAGAAAAAGGAGATTTTCCAAAAAGTTTACAATGCCTTTCAACCTGATACCATTATTTGCTCTGAACCGTTGGCCGTAATTGCGGTGAAAGACTTGGTAAAGAGAGATAAGATCAGCTGTATTTATGATATTACAGAATGGTATCCTGCTATGTCTATGTTGGAAGGGTACCCATTTCCGGGCAAGATCTTTCATGCGTTAAAATTCTTTCTTATTCAGCTATACGCAGGTTTTTTAAGTACCCACTTTATTTTCGGAGAAACTACAAAAAGATTTCCTCTTGCTTATTTTTTCTGGTTTAAAAAGCAAATGATCCTTCCCTATTATCCAGATCCTGTTTATATCCGGGAAAATATAAAAGAACTGGAACCCAATACCATCACACTTTGTTACACGGGTCAGATTTCAAAAGATAAAGGAATTGAGAACTTCTTTAAAGTAATTGATAAAGTCCGTAAAAAATTTCCCTTACTTAGAATCCGTATTTTAATTATTGGTAGTGCAAAGCAAAACAGTGATAGAGTTTATTTTGAAGGGTTGCTTAATACATATTCTTTCAGTGATTTAGAACTTAGAAAGCCTACATCTTTTGAACATTTCACAGAGGGATTTGCTGATGCAGATATCTGTTTTGACTTAAGGGAACTCAATTTTGAAAACCATCATTCACTTCCTATCAAGCTTTTTTATTTTATGGGTGCAGGAAAGCCCGTTGTATATTCGGATCTGAAGGGGATCCGGAAGCATATGGGAAACCTTTCATTCGGATATTTGGTAGATCCCGGAAATGATGAATTAATTTCAGATATAGTCATTAATTATATAAAAAATCCTCAACTTTACGACACACATGCGTTAAACGCAAAAAAGGACTTTAGAGAAAAATATAACTGGAAAACAATCAGTGATTCCTTTCTTGATTTTGTGAAAGGAGCTATTGATAAATAA
- a CDS encoding (Fe-S)-binding protein: protein MQIKTMAEYAAEGKSPEVLFWVGCAGSFDDRAKKITKAFCKILNKIGVEFAVLGQEESCTGDPAKRAGNEFVFQMMAMTNIEVLNAYEVKKIVTACPHCFNTLKNEYPSLGGKFDVVHHTQFLRTLMEEGRLKIEGGAFKGKKITFHDPCYLGRANDEYEAPRMLLEKLDAELVEMKRCKTNGLCCGAGGAQMFKEPEKGNKDINIERTEEALSFEPKVIATGCPFCNTMMTDGVKHFNKNTEVAVKDIVELLAEAEDL from the coding sequence ATGCAAATTAAAACCATGGCAGAATATGCTGCCGAAGGAAAATCCCCGGAAGTTTTATTTTGGGTTGGATGTGCAGGAAGTTTCGATGACCGTGCCAAAAAAATTACAAAAGCATTTTGCAAGATATTAAATAAAATAGGCGTTGAATTTGCAGTTCTGGGCCAGGAAGAAAGCTGTACCGGAGATCCGGCAAAGAGAGCAGGAAACGAGTTTGTTTTCCAGATGATGGCCATGACCAATATCGAAGTTCTGAATGCTTATGAAGTTAAAAAAATTGTAACAGCATGCCCGCATTGTTTCAATACCCTAAAAAATGAATATCCAAGTTTAGGTGGAAAATTTGACGTTGTTCACCATACTCAATTCCTGAGAACTTTGATGGAAGAAGGAAGATTAAAGATTGAAGGTGGAGCATTCAAAGGGAAAAAAATAACATTCCATGACCCTTGTTATCTGGGCCGTGCCAATGACGAATATGAAGCTCCGAGGATGCTGCTTGAGAAACTGGATGCAGAGCTGGTAGAAATGAAACGTTGCAAGACGAACGGGCTTTGTTGTGGAGCCGGAGGAGCACAGATGTTTAAAGAACCGGAAAAAGGAAATAAAGACATCAATATTGAGAGAACTGAAGAAGCATTGTCTTTTGAACCTAAAGTTATTGCAACCGGATGTCCTTTCTGTAATACGATGATGACGGATGGTGTAAAACATTTCAACAAAAATACAGAAGTAGCTGTAAAAGATATTGTGGAACTTCTTGCGGAAGCAGAAGACCTGTAG
- a CDS encoding (Fe-S)-binding protein → MQYIDNIIFLILLVAGFGLFAKSLQKIYRNIRLGHEINRNDRKSERWTTMARVAMGQSKMVKRPVAGVLHLFVYVGFVIINIELVEIIVDGLFGTHRFLASVLGDSFYSFFTATLEILALLVVIGVVVFFIRRNFYGVKRLTMKELFGWPKHDANWILIIEFALMMAFFKMNASDWVLQQRGLLHEHGSFPISSTFLAPILNNFSDGFLFFTEKGAWWFHFVGILFFMNYLYYSKHLHIILAFPSTWYANLDKKGKFNNLDSVTKEIKLMMDPNADPYAAPAEGEADAAPSKFGAEDIFDLNQVQLLNAYSCTECGRCTSVCPANITGKKLSPRLILMKTRDRLEEVGRNIDKNGKFVDDGKKLLNDYVTKEELWACTTCNACTEACPVLLDPLSIIFEMRRFLVMEQSAAPQELNLMMTNVENNAAPWQYNQADRLNWAND, encoded by the coding sequence ATGCAGTACATCGATAATATTATTTTCCTGATTTTATTAGTGGCCGGATTTGGACTGTTTGCCAAAAGCCTGCAGAAAATATACAGAAATATCAGGCTGGGTCACGAAATCAATAGAAACGACAGGAAATCTGAGCGCTGGACTACCATGGCAAGAGTAGCCATGGGTCAGAGCAAAATGGTAAAACGTCCTGTTGCCGGTGTTTTACACCTTTTTGTGTACGTAGGTTTTGTTATTATCAATATTGAACTTGTAGAAATCATCGTCGACGGATTGTTCGGAACACATCGTTTCCTGGCTTCAGTTCTTGGAGATAGTTTTTATAGCTTCTTTACGGCAACTTTAGAGATTTTGGCACTTCTGGTAGTAATCGGTGTAGTCGTGTTTTTTATCAGAAGAAACTTTTATGGGGTAAAGAGATTAACCATGAAAGAGCTTTTCGGATGGCCAAAACATGATGCAAACTGGATTCTTATTATCGAATTTGCCCTGATGATGGCTTTCTTTAAAATGAATGCTTCAGATTGGGTATTGCAACAAAGAGGACTTCTGCATGAGCATGGAAGTTTCCCGATCAGTTCTACGTTTTTAGCACCGATCTTAAACAACTTTAGTGACGGATTTTTATTCTTTACAGAAAAAGGTGCCTGGTGGTTCCACTTTGTAGGAATTCTTTTCTTCATGAACTATCTTTATTATTCAAAACATTTACATATCATTCTTGCTTTCCCAAGCACGTGGTATGCTAATCTTGATAAAAAAGGAAAATTCAACAACCTTGACTCGGTAACCAAAGAGATCAAGTTGATGATGGATCCTAATGCAGACCCATATGCCGCTCCGGCTGAAGGCGAAGCAGATGCTGCACCCTCTAAATTTGGGGCAGAAGATATCTTTGATTTAAATCAGGTACAGTTGCTTAATGCTTATTCGTGTACAGAATGTGGACGTTGTACTTCCGTTTGTCCGGCTAATATTACCGGTAAAAAACTTTCTCCGAGATTGATTCTGATGAAGACCAGAGACCGTTTGGAAGAAGTTGGTAGGAATATCGACAAAAACGGAAAATTTGTTGATGATGGCAAAAAACTGTTAAACGATTACGTTACCAAAGAAGAACTTTGGGCTTGTACGACTTGTAATGCCTGTACAGAAGCTTGTCCGGTATTGCTTGATCCGTTATCCATTATTTTTGAAATGAGAAGATTCCTTGTGATGGAACAGTCTGCTGCTCCTCAGGAATTGAACCTCATGATGACAAACGTAGAAAATAATGCGGCACCTTGGCAATATAACCAGGCAGACCGTTTGAATTGGGCTAACGATTAA
- a CDS encoding MlaD family protein, with amino-acid sequence MKFSKELKAGVIALLAVVGFVVLFQFMKGKSLFTTDNIFYAKYDNVEGLAQSSAVSINGLKVGQVDKIIPQTAKDGKISFVVKITIDNKFEFSKNSTLEIFEPGLMSGKEMRVNLMYGGATAKDGDTLKGSFKLGTLGSLSSQVGPVKDQLQVVLHRVDSLMANANLLVDAQNRAEVKALLSNLNKTVGALQTTAGNVNSLVGHNDPKLQKVLDDASLTMQSGKVTLDKYGNLAESIDTKQLNATIANLDATVGKLNQVIGGIDKGEGSLGKLMKDDQLYNNLNSASSNLNSLVEDMKANPKRYINFSVFGKNNKD; translated from the coding sequence GTGAAGTTCAGTAAAGAATTAAAAGCTGGTGTGATCGCACTTTTAGCCGTTGTAGGCTTTGTAGTGTTGTTTCAATTTATGAAAGGGAAAAGCCTTTTTACTACCGACAATATATTTTATGCAAAATATGATAATGTGGAAGGTCTTGCACAGTCTTCAGCCGTTTCTATTAACGGATTGAAGGTAGGGCAGGTAGATAAGATCATTCCTCAAACCGCAAAAGACGGTAAGATCAGTTTTGTCGTAAAAATTACCATCGACAACAAATTCGAATTTTCAAAAAACTCTACTCTCGAAATTTTTGAACCGGGATTAATGTCCGGTAAAGAAATGAGAGTAAACCTAATGTATGGTGGGGCTACAGCAAAAGACGGAGATACCTTGAAAGGGTCTTTCAAATTGGGAACGTTGGGAAGCCTTTCTTCTCAGGTAGGACCGGTAAAAGACCAATTGCAAGTGGTGCTACACAGAGTAGATTCTTTGATGGCGAATGCCAATCTGCTTGTAGATGCGCAAAATAGAGCCGAAGTGAAAGCCTTGTTGTCAAATCTTAATAAAACAGTGGGTGCATTGCAAACTACTGCCGGAAATGTAAATAGTCTGGTTGGGCATAATGATCCAAAACTTCAGAAAGTATTGGATGATGCAAGCCTTACTATGCAAAGCGGAAAGGTGACACTTGATAAATACGGGAATCTTGCAGAAAGTATTGATACCAAACAATTGAATGCTACAATTGCCAACCTGGATGCAACAGTTGGAAAACTCAATCAGGTAATTGGAGGGATCGATAAAGGAGAAGGAAGCTTAGGAAAACTGATGAAAGATGACCAACTTTATAATAATCTGAATTCAGCATCTTCCAATCTGAATTCATTGGTTGAAGATATGAAGGCAAACCCTAAGAGATATATTAATTTTTCGGTTTTCGGTAAAAACAATAAAGACTAA
- a CDS encoding peptidylprolyl isomerase, whose product MAILGQIRSKPWLLMGVIALALLAFLVNPDSIDKVFGKNPDVLGKVNGEKVTREEFNDQLFVLQQQAEQQGRPKNGLEEQAWQLLVQSKLIKQQFEKLGFEMTDDYFWSQIQYDQMFAQNQQFFDEKGNFKTQELKKEIETLKNTNPQGYTQWLKTRKTIEYRLMARQVFTNISAGITTGKKEAEEMMKQRDQLADIDFVKVDYAAYLQKTKINVSTSDLADYIKKHPVMFKAEPSRNIGIVYFPSKPSATDDAAAMKEINKLYSGGTDASGGAENFQNTKNDSMFVMANSDMPFNPQYVKPTQLPATIQGQIATAAIGQTFGPYKEQNFYVVSKLVGKKTSDSTLSRHILIAFKGSPAGEGVTRSKEQAKKLADSIGAIVKATPAKFAEFLKLSNDPNSAAQGGSLGWTTPETPFVPEFLTYLANNPKGATGVVETQFGYHIINIEDKKSGSMGYKVANLIKEIKPSDATEAETDKKARKFIQQVQGKSFNDFVNIAKKDNYQFSNPKNAKRFDGQLQGLGTEKDGEILAWAFDKKRSKGDTEFFTVEGTGDKIIVYLNGKQEAGLADPESVRDQIEVIVKNKLAAKQISDKIAAAKASNLDQIAKLFATSKQSAQVNMLNPSVAGAMEPKVAGAAFGVAKGKLSNPVEGGTGVYVLIKKSETVNKQPGDLKQFTESITQRNAGMFGQAWMKSLQDNADIEDYRIEIWNKLGNQHQ is encoded by the coding sequence ATGGCAATTTTAGGACAGATTAGGAGTAAGCCTTGGCTTTTAATGGGAGTAATAGCCTTAGCGCTTTTGGCGTTCCTTGTGAACCCCGATAGTATCGACAAGGTTTTTGGTAAAAATCCTGACGTTTTAGGAAAAGTAAACGGTGAGAAAGTCACCCGCGAAGAGTTCAATGATCAACTTTTCGTGTTGCAGCAGCAGGCTGAACAACAAGGTCGTCCAAAAAATGGTCTTGAAGAGCAGGCATGGCAGTTACTTGTACAATCTAAGCTTATCAAACAACAATTTGAAAAATTGGGCTTTGAAATGACTGACGATTACTTCTGGAGTCAGATCCAGTACGATCAGATGTTTGCTCAAAACCAACAGTTCTTTGATGAGAAAGGTAATTTTAAAACTCAAGAGCTTAAGAAAGAAATTGAAACATTAAAAAATACCAATCCTCAAGGATATACTCAATGGTTGAAAACAAGAAAGACTATTGAATACAGATTGATGGCAAGACAGGTATTTACAAATATTTCAGCAGGTATTACAACCGGGAAAAAAGAAGCTGAAGAGATGATGAAGCAGAGAGATCAGCTTGCTGATATCGACTTCGTAAAAGTTGATTATGCTGCCTATCTTCAGAAAACGAAGATCAATGTGAGCACATCAGATCTTGCAGATTACATCAAAAAACACCCTGTAATGTTCAAAGCTGAGCCAAGCAGAAACATAGGAATCGTTTATTTCCCTTCTAAGCCAAGTGCAACAGATGATGCTGCGGCGATGAAGGAAATTAATAAACTATATTCTGGAGGTACAGATGCTAGTGGAGGTGCAGAAAATTTCCAGAACACGAAGAATGATTCGATGTTTGTGATGGCAAATTCTGATATGCCTTTCAATCCTCAGTATGTAAAACCTACTCAATTGCCTGCAACAATACAAGGTCAGATCGCTACTGCAGCGATAGGCCAGACTTTTGGACCTTACAAAGAGCAAAACTTCTATGTAGTTTCTAAACTTGTAGGTAAAAAGACTTCTGATTCTACATTATCAAGACATATCCTTATTGCTTTCAAGGGAAGTCCTGCTGGAGAAGGAGTAACAAGATCTAAAGAACAAGCTAAGAAATTAGCAGACTCTATCGGAGCTATTGTAAAAGCAACTCCTGCTAAATTTGCAGAGTTCCTTAAGCTTTCTAATGATCCAAACTCTGCAGCACAAGGTGGTAGTTTAGGTTGGACGACTCCGGAAACGCCTTTCGTACCTGAGTTTTTAACTTACCTTGCTAATAATCCTAAAGGAGCTACAGGTGTTGTAGAAACACAGTTTGGTTATCACATCATCAACATTGAAGATAAAAAATCCGGTTCAATGGGGTATAAGGTTGCCAATCTTATAAAAGAAATTAAGCCTTCAGATGCTACAGAGGCTGAAACGGATAAAAAAGCAAGAAAATTCATTCAGCAGGTTCAAGGGAAATCATTCAACGATTTCGTGAATATTGCTAAAAAAGATAACTATCAGTTCTCTAATCCAAAGAATGCAAAAAGATTTGATGGTCAGCTTCAGGGCTTAGGTACTGAAAAAGACGGAGAAATCTTAGCTTGGGCTTTTGATAAGAAAAGATCTAAGGGAGATACAGAATTCTTTACCGTAGAAGGAACAGGAGATAAAATTATAGTATATCTGAACGGAAAACAAGAAGCAGGTCTTGCTGATCCTGAATCTGTAAGAGATCAGATTGAGGTTATCGTTAAAAATAAATTGGCAGCAAAACAAATTTCTGATAAAATTGCAGCAGCTAAAGCTTCTAACTTAGATCAGATTGCTAAATTATTTGCTACTTCAAAACAATCTGCTCAGGTGAATATGTTAAACCCTTCAGTAGCTGGAGCTATGGAACCTAAAGTTGCCGGTGCAGCATTCGGTGTTGCGAAAGGTAAACTTTCGAATCCGGTTGAAGGAGGAACAGGAGTATATGTTTTGATCAAAAAATCAGAAACTGTAAACAAACAACCTGGAGATCTTAAGCAGTTCACAGAGTCTATTACTCAAAGAAATGCAGGAATGTTCGGACAGGCTTGGATGAAGAGTCTTCAGGACAATGCAGATATCGAAGATTATAGAATTGAGATCTGGAACAAGCTGGGAAATCAGCATCAATAA